The nucleotide sequence GTTCTGTCTCAAAATTTTTTATTTTTTCATCATTCTCTTTTATTTTCTGTTTCAATTGTTGCATCTCTTTTATCTTCTGACTTCTGACTTCTGACCTCTGACTTCTTGCTATCTCATCAGAGACCTTATTTCTTTCTGTTTTAAATTCTTCGTTTTCTTTCAGGATTTTTCTGTAATCTTCATCCAGCAAAATAATTTTATCTAAATCAAATTTTAGATTCCTGTCTGCTATTGCTTTTTTTACAACTTCTGGTTTTTCTCCAATAAGTTTTATATTAATCATATCTACATTTTTTTCTTTGGGATATTAAAGAAAGTGCCAAAAGAGTTTATCAATTCGCCGGAATGATATTTTGTTCCTTTTGGATCTTTTTTTCTTCTTTTTCTTAATAATGTATCTTTACGAGGATAACGCCGATTAGCAAAAGAAACAATAACACCTTCGTCAACTGAACTATGTATGTACTTTATAGTCCCTTTACTGTCTACATTTTCAACAATTCCGATATGGGTGAGTTTATCATATGTTTCTGGATTTCTATCGGTATCGTATGTGTTATCAAAAAAAATTATGTCGCCTTTGACAGGTTTTATATTTTTACTGTATATTTTGTTATGCTGATAAAGTATTTTCCATATTCGTTGAACATTACGCTCACCCGAAATTTTTTTAATGTTATTCTCTAACTGATTTATTCCTGT is from Elusimicrobiota bacterium and encodes:
- a CDS encoding NlpC/P60 family protein; the encoded protein is MKSKLLITTSCFLLTAFFGCATAPKYIDKNWYKKEEKTVRKDIIESAYKIKKMEPSYNDRIKIYDQLKKEKVPYIMDCSGFVRAVYVMTGINQLENNIKKISGERNVQRIWKILYQHNKIYSKNIKPVKGDIIFFDNTYDTDRNPETYDKLTHIGIVENVDSKGTIKYIHSSVDEGVIVSFANRRYPRKDTLLRKRRKKDPKGTKYHSGELINSFGTFFNIPKKKM